The Canis lupus familiaris isolate Mischka breed German Shepherd chromosome 14, alternate assembly UU_Cfam_GSD_1.0, whole genome shotgun sequence genome window below encodes:
- the LOC100688776 gene encoding LOW QUALITY PROTEIN: T-complex protein 1 subunit delta-like (The sequence of the model RefSeq protein was modified relative to this genomic sequence to represent the inferred CDS: substituted 2 bases at 2 genomic stop codons) produces MRTKPAQICFSNISAAKAVADAIRTSLGAKGMDKMIQDGKGDVTITNDGATILKQMQVLHPAARMLVELSKAQDIEAGDGTTPVVFIAGSLLDSCTKLLQKGIHPTIISESFQKALEKGIEILTDMSRPVELSDRETVLNSATTSLNSKVVSQYSSLLSPMSVNAAMKVTDPATATSVDLREIEIVKKLGGTIDDCELVEGLVLTQKVANSGITRVEKAKIGLIQFCLSAPKMDMDNQIVVSDYVQMDRVLREERAYILNLVKQIXKTGCNVLFIQKSILRDALSDLALHFLNKMKIMVVKDIEREDTEFICKTIGTKPVAHIDQFTADMLGSAELAEEVNLNGSGKLLKITGCTSPGKTVTIVVRGSNKLVIEECSIHDALCVIHCLVKKRALIAGGGAPEIELTLRLTEYSQTLSGMESYCIRAFADAMEAIPSTLAENAGLNPISTVTELGNRHAQGEKTTGINVXKGGISNILEELVVQPLLVSVSALTLATETVQSILKIDDVVNTQ; encoded by the exons atgcg aacaAAGCCAGCGCAGATCTGCTTCAGCAACATCTCTGCGGCCAAAGCTGTTGCTGATGCTATTAGAACAAGCCTTGGAGCAAAAGGAATGGATAAAATGATTCAAGATGGAAAAGGTGATGTGACCATTACAAATGATGGTGCCACCATTCTTAAACAAATGCAAGTGTTACATCCAGCAGCCAGAATGCTGGTGGAGCTGTCTAAGGCACAAGATATAGAAGCAGGAGATGGCACCACACCAGTGGTCTTCATTGCTGGCTCTCTCTTAGATTCCTGTACCAAGCTTCTTCAGAAAGGGATTCATCCAACCATCATTTCTGAGTCATTCCAGAAGGCTTTAGAAAAGGGTATAGAAATCTTGACTGACATGTCTCGACCTGTGGAACTCAGTGACAGAGAAACTGTATTAAATAGTGCTACCACTTCCTTGAACTCAAAGGTTGTGTCTCAGTATTCAAGTCTGCTTTCTCCAATGAGTGTAAATGCAGCGATGAAAGTGACTGACCCAGCCACGGCTACTAGTGTAGATCTTAGAGAGATTGAAATAGTTAAGAAACTTGGTGGGACAATTGATGACTGTGAGCTGGTAGAAGGGCTGGTACTTACTCAGAAGGTGGCAAATTCTGGCATAACCAGAGTTGAAAAGGCTAAGATTGGGCTTATTCAGTTTTGCTTATCTGCTCCCAAAATGGATATGGATAATCAAATTGTAGTTTCTGACTATGTCCAGATGGATCGAGTGCTTCGGGAGGAGAGAGCCTATATTCTCAATTTAGtgaagcaaatttaaaaaacaggatgTAATGTCCTCTTCATACAGAAGTCTATCCTGAGAGATGCTCTTAGTGATCTTGCATTACATTTCCTCAACAAGATGAAGATTATGGTGGTTAAGGATATTGAAAGAGAAGACACTGAATTTATTTGTAAGACAATTGGAACCAAGCCAGTTGCTCATATTGACCAATTCACTGCTGACATGCTGGGATCAGCTGAGTTAGCTGAGGAGGTCAATTTAAATGGTTCTGGCAAACTGCTTAAGATTACAGGCTGTACAAGCCCCGGAAAAACCGTTACAATTGTTGTTCGTGGATCTAACAAATTGGTGATTGAAGAATGCTCTATTCATGATGCCCTATGTGTTATTCACTGTTTAGTGAAGAAGAGAGCTCTTATTGCAGGAGGTGGTGCTCCAGAGATAGAACTGACCCTGCGGTTAACTGAATATTCACAAACATTGAGTGGCATGGAATCCTACTGCATTCGTGCTTTTGCAGATGCTATGGAAGCCATTCCATCTACGCTAGCTGAAAATGCTGGCCTGAATCCCATTTCTACAGTAACAGAACTAGGAAACCGACATGCCCAAGGAGAAAAAACTACTGGCATTAATGTCTGAAAGGGTGGTATTTCCAACATTTTGGAGGAACTGGTAGTCCAGCCTTTGTTGGTCTCAGTCAGTGCACTGACTCTAGCAACTGAAACTGTCCAGAGCATTCTGAAAATTGATGATGTGGTAAACACTCAGTAA